One Sulfolobus sp. S-194 DNA segment encodes these proteins:
- a CDS encoding protein-L-isoaspartate O-methyltransferase translates to MAEKEIINYIRTLIASEELIKAFTKVDRRKFLPDKLKEKAYSIKHVDEPLQITKNYTTTALSLGLKMLDLLELKKEDKVLEIGTGIGYYTALIAEIVGGKNVYTVEYDEEMFNIAKQNLKEYNVNLIFGDGSIGYEEAKPYDKAIIWAASPTFPCLIYNQIKDQGIIIVPITDKKDRQGLYKIVKGKSPVIIRYFDVIFSPLRGICGYWLN, encoded by the coding sequence ATGGCTGAAAAAGAAATAATTAATTATATAAGGACTTTAATAGCAAGCGAAGAGTTAATAAAGGCATTTACGAAAGTAGATAGAAGAAAATTTCTTCCAGATAAACTAAAAGAAAAAGCGTATTCAATTAAACATGTAGATGAGCCATTACAAATAACTAAAAACTATACAACTACTGCCTTAAGCCTTGGATTGAAAATGCTTGATTTACTTGAGCTAAAAAAGGAAGACAAGGTGTTAGAAATAGGTACTGGAATTGGTTATTATACAGCATTAATTGCTGAAATTGTTGGAGGAAAAAATGTTTATACAGTTGAGTATGATGAAGAGATGTTTAACATAGCAAAACAAAACCTCAAGGAATACAATGTCAACCTTATTTTTGGTGATGGAAGTATTGGTTATGAAGAAGCAAAACCATATGATAAAGCTATAATTTGGGCCGCATCGCCAACATTTCCTTGTCTAATTTACAATCAAATTAAAGATCAAGGAATAATTATAGTTCCAATAACAGATAAAAAGGATAGACAAGGATTATACAAAATCGTGAAAGGAAAATCACCAGTAATAATTAGATATTTTGATGTTATTTTTTCTCCATTAAGAGGTATTTGTGGTTATTGGTTAAATTAA
- a CDS encoding thiamine-phosphate synthase family protein, producing MVKTPLELITDNLLPTIKVLIAKKLRELGMSQNRIAILLGVTQPAVKQYLDEDENFQYEKLRELGLKDEEIEDIIQDLVNILSKNDTKSAMYYITDIGLRYLSELKFCKFHKENDKYIPQDCDICRYIYRQNEEERMEIALSMLQNEFVTPLIPEVLSNLAFARKNPKGINDVLAVEGRITKVKGIPTPASNPSWGSSKHLARILLKITQKDPSIRSIMNIKYDKKIDEVLHLLNFKIVYVGPSDENDDESISNLIYSAFYSGIDCVVHLGGKGLEPITYVLGKDPVEVVKKVIEIGKKYRELTEN from the coding sequence GTGGTAAAAACTCCATTAGAGCTCATTACGGATAATCTCCTACCAACAATTAAAGTATTGATAGCTAAAAAACTTAGAGAACTTGGTATGAGCCAAAATAGAATAGCAATTTTACTAGGTGTTACTCAACCAGCAGTAAAGCAATACTTAGATGAGGATGAGAATTTCCAATACGAAAAATTAAGAGAATTAGGATTAAAAGACGAAGAAATAGAAGACATAATACAAGATTTAGTGAATATCTTGAGTAAAAATGATACTAAGAGTGCAATGTATTATATAACCGATATAGGATTAAGATATTTATCAGAACTCAAATTTTGCAAATTTCATAAAGAAAATGATAAATACATTCCTCAAGATTGTGATATTTGCCGATATATTTATAGGCAAAACGAGGAAGAAAGGATGGAAATAGCTTTAAGCATGTTACAAAATGAGTTTGTAACTCCATTAATACCGGAGGTTTTAAGCAACTTAGCTTTTGCAAGAAAAAATCCAAAAGGAATAAATGATGTGTTAGCAGTTGAAGGCAGAATTACAAAAGTTAAGGGAATACCAACTCCAGCTTCAAACCCGTCTTGGGGGTCTAGTAAACATCTTGCCAGAATACTTCTTAAGATTACACAGAAAGATCCTAGTATAAGATCAATTATGAATATAAAATATGATAAGAAGATTGATGAAGTATTACATCTTCTAAATTTTAAGATAGTTTATGTGGGACCAAGCGATGAGAATGATGACGAAAGTATATCTAACTTAATATACTCTGCCTTTTATAGCGGTATTGATTGTGTAGTTCATCTTGGAGGAAAAGGATTAGAGCCTATAACATACGTTTTAGGTAAGGATCCAGTAGAAGTGGTTAAGAAAGTTATAGAAATCGGTAAAAAATACAGAGAGTTGACCGAAAATTAA
- a CDS encoding ATP-binding protein, which yields MSLFIDTEGRLREIKVFTRPTADGRGSVSFRTFIIEFPFKRNIEIDTGKLLAVETIKENKYLVLEVVDYLPLHYAMINLDGTIPKELRDEIMRRVEESWNSNESWIETYASPVGYIMEINDKNIKFTKGYIPPLLGSKIKLFTPKAYENFIFYEDGESIGKVVNENIDLKISLRKAIKYHIGVFAYTGSGKSNLTAFLVRKALESIPELKVIIIDVSMEYAVLLLDQLVKLNSRLITMDRLPNNEIDAGRRLIRTHVIPEELSELKEEIRKAFETLYTQNKLRKLYVPPQGITYLTYGYLIEMVRSQVEDKYVATAQKPFFLMLLQQIDKLMREKKMTKDDIVDDNINEILTEVELKAREANLRENSAIFSFISAIKSYINQEPVTSEEYDIEALAIETLDNSPESARLFIVESPNMDDARMIVSLLIDQIFMRRKRSYSSSPIILFVLDEAQEFIPFDTKQKDNSEASSAAVEKLLRHGRKYYLHGLISTQRLAYLNTNVLQQIHTYFVSTLPRPYDRQLIAETFGVSDSLVEKTLEFDVGQWMIVSFKAALKEDIPVIFKAENNINELKEWLKKK from the coding sequence ATGTCCTTGTTTATTGATACTGAAGGTAGACTAAGGGAAATAAAAGTATTTACTAGACCTACGGCTGATGGTAGAGGTTCGGTATCTTTCAGAACGTTTATAATTGAGTTCCCTTTTAAAAGAAATATTGAGATAGATACTGGCAAATTACTAGCTGTAGAAACCATTAAAGAAAATAAATATTTAGTACTAGAAGTAGTAGATTATCTCCCATTACACTATGCGATGATTAATCTTGACGGAACAATACCAAAAGAATTACGAGATGAAATAATGAGAAGAGTTGAAGAAAGTTGGAATTCTAACGAGTCTTGGATAGAAACTTATGCATCTCCAGTAGGGTACATAATGGAAATTAATGACAAAAATATAAAATTTACAAAGGGATATATACCGCCATTACTAGGTTCAAAGATAAAGTTATTCACGCCGAAAGCATATGAGAATTTCATTTTTTATGAAGATGGAGAGAGTATAGGAAAAGTCGTTAATGAGAACATAGATCTAAAGATAAGTTTAAGGAAGGCTATAAAGTATCACATAGGAGTATTTGCATATACTGGCTCTGGAAAATCTAATTTAACTGCTTTCTTGGTTAGAAAAGCCTTAGAGTCAATACCAGAATTAAAAGTAATAATAATAGATGTTTCAATGGAATATGCTGTGCTTCTTCTTGATCAATTAGTGAAACTTAACTCTAGATTAATAACTATGGATAGATTACCAAACAATGAGATTGATGCTGGAAGGAGATTAATTAGAACACATGTTATCCCAGAAGAACTTTCTGAACTCAAAGAAGAAATTAGGAAAGCTTTCGAAACTCTTTATACTCAAAACAAGTTAAGAAAACTTTACGTTCCTCCGCAAGGTATAACGTATTTAACCTACGGATATTTAATAGAAATGGTTAGGTCTCAAGTTGAAGATAAATACGTAGCTACAGCACAAAAACCATTCTTCCTTATGTTACTTCAACAAATAGACAAATTAATGAGAGAGAAAAAGATGACTAAGGACGATATAGTTGATGATAACATAAATGAGATATTAACTGAAGTTGAACTTAAGGCTAGAGAGGCTAACTTAAGAGAGAATTCTGCGATATTTTCCTTTATTTCTGCAATAAAGAGTTATATAAACCAAGAACCAGTAACAAGTGAAGAATATGATATAGAGGCATTAGCAATAGAAACTCTTGATAATTCACCAGAATCAGCTAGGTTATTTATAGTTGAGTCACCAAATATGGACGACGCTAGAATGATAGTCTCATTACTTATAGACCAAATATTTATGAGGAGAAAGAGATCCTATTCATCATCCCCAATAATTCTGTTTGTTCTTGACGAAGCCCAAGAGTTTATTCCATTTGATACAAAACAAAAGGATAATAGTGAAGCATCATCAGCAGCAGTTGAGAAACTGCTTAGGCATGGAAGAAAATATTACCTACATGGTTTAATTAGTACGCAAAGATTAGCATATTTAAATACTAACGTATTACAACAAATTCATACTTACTTTGTAAGCACTTTACCAAGGCCGTATGATAGGCAGTTAATTGCAGAAACGTTTGGAGTATCAGACTCCTTAGTTGAAAAAACTTTAGAATTCGATGTAGGACAATGGATGATAGTGAGTTTTAAGGCTGCACTAAAAGAAGATATACCAGTTATATTTAAAGCTGAAAATAACATAAATGAGCTTAAAGAATGGCTGAAAAAGAAATAA
- a CDS encoding DNA double-strand break repair nuclease NurA encodes MSSNGVFTTIINLIKGKYDEWNFSFSAIDGSFHEVQYIGGNLAYVVVSKIEGEVKRNKILTLKIDYEEKICENCKVEDEMREMEYEKARNASSDIIFLDRKISIDNFEEDNVIAIVKDPSERISINGETPWLLPVYEKGKIRGAYFKLFPFSWIFLVETTLNMDWSKILYILYFLGSEPIPEALGYNYPLFLADKVAKFYRDKMVKTLDLFVSKFPQRYRQFRSLIERNRRK; translated from the coding sequence ATGAGCTCTAATGGAGTTTTTACCACAATTATTAATTTGATTAAAGGTAAATATGATGAATGGAATTTCTCATTTTCTGCAATAGACGGGAGTTTTCATGAAGTACAGTACATTGGAGGAAACTTAGCTTACGTTGTAGTTAGTAAAATTGAAGGAGAAGTTAAGCGAAATAAAATCTTAACGTTAAAAATCGATTATGAAGAGAAAATTTGTGAAAACTGTAAAGTAGAGGATGAAATGAGAGAGATGGAATATGAAAAAGCTAGAAATGCTTCCTCAGACATAATATTTCTAGATAGGAAAATTAGTATAGATAATTTCGAGGAAGATAACGTGATAGCAATAGTTAAAGACCCTTCAGAAAGAATTAGTATAAATGGAGAGACTCCTTGGTTATTACCAGTTTATGAAAAGGGGAAAATAAGGGGGGCGTACTTTAAACTTTTCCCGTTTAGTTGGATATTTCTAGTTGAGACAACATTAAATATGGATTGGAGTAAGATTTTATATATTCTTTACTTTTTGGGTAGTGAACCCATTCCAGAGGCTCTTGGATATAATTATCCACTGTTTCTAGCTGATAAAGTAGCTAAATTTTATAGGGATAAAATGGTTAAAACATTAGATTTATTCGTATCAAAATTTCCTCAAAGATATAGGCAATTTAGAAGCTTAATAGAAAGAAATAGGAGGAAGTAA